One Nostoc sp. CENA543 genomic window, ACTGGCATTGTTACAGGAGTACCATCACCTGATGTAGATGGTTTGACTTATAATACTAGCATTAATATCATAGGAGACAAGCTATACAATATAAAGACTAATGATTATGATTTCTTGAATGGGGCTTTACTATCAATTTCTGTACTAGATGAAACTACTAGTAGTTTTGTAGAAATCGGTCAGAATCTCCAATATCAAATTCCCACCAGTTTTAATGGTGACTCTTCTTTTAGTCAATCTCTCACTAATATTAACGGCTCTCTCTACTTAAAAACCTACGAAATAATCAATCCAGATGGACTGGGATCTACACTGGGATCGTTGTGGAAGCAAGATGCAAGCACAGATGAATTTATCTTGCTTTTAACTAAAAATGGTATTTTAGACTACTACGAAGTTAACGGCGTAGTCTATGTTGTGGCATCTGATATAAATACTGGGCTTGAGTTGTTAAAAATTGACCCTACTACTGGCAACCCTGTAGCATTCACAGATATTAGTCTTACACCTACGGCAAGTTTGGCTGTTCCCTCGTATCTGATGAACAAAGGAGGTGACACACTATACTTCGCTGCTGATGATGGTAACACTGGTAGGGAACTGTGGAAAATCGATGGCTTGACAGGTAACCCTGTTTTAGCGGCAGATATCAACCCTGGAATTGGATCTTCCAATCCCTATGGACTGACCGAAGTTAATGAAACGCTGTATTTTGCAGCAAATGACGGTACTTCTGGATATGAATTGTGGAAAATTGATCAATCTACAGGTAGTCCTGTGTCGGTGACGGATATCAATCCTGCATCTGAGTTTGTTTATTTCTCTCAACTCACTAATATAAATAACACACTTTATTTCTCTACCGATGGGACAAAACTCTGGAGAATTGATAACTCGATAGGGAATGCTGTGCGAGTTAGGGATGTGAGTTCGGGGTCTGAGGTTTCTTTGGCTTATGGCAGTAACTTCAAAAATATCAATGGTACAGTCTACTTTATAGGAGATGAAGCTACTACTGGCAGAGAACTGTGGAAAATTGATCAATCTACAGGTGATGCTATCTTAGTCAAGGATATTAATCTGGGTTCTGGATCTTCTGATATCTCTGAACTTACAGAAGTTAATGGTACGGTTTACTTCAGAGCTAATGACAGTGTTACCGGTTTAGAAGCTTGGACAATCGATAATAGCACAGGTAATGCAGTGCGCTTCAAGGATATCTTTCCAGAGTATGGATTTTCCAACATCAGCATTCCGCAGGACATTAACGGCACTTTGTACTTTGTGGCTACTAACAGTACAACTGGTAGAGAAATTTGGAGAATTGACAACTCCACAAATGAGCCTGTACTTGTTGCAGATATCAATCCAGGAGCTGCTTCTTCTAACCCCTACGGACTTACGGAAGTTGATGGTGTTCTGTACTTTGGTGTAAGATTTGATAATTATAATAATGACCAATTATGGGCAGTTACACTGATTAAAAGGTCTAATACCTTTCCAGTTGCCGTAGATGACAACTTGACTACCACAGGAAATACACCCATCATTATTAGTGCTGCCACTCTCCTCGCCAACGACACTGATGCAGATGGGGATGCATTATCAATTACAGCCATTACACAACCAGGCTATGGCAGCCTGATTGATAATAGCGATGGTACATACATCTATACTCCCTTTTCTGAAGGCGATGACGGCACAGATACTTTCACCTACCGCATCAGCGACGAACAAGGCGGTAGTAGCATAGGCATAGTCAAGATAACTATCAACCCCAACACCATTACAGGTACATCAGCATCCGATACTATCTATGGCACAGTTGGCAAAGATATCATTGACGGCTTAGATGGCAATGACAAACTCTATGGTGGTTTAGGAGATGACACCATTAATGGTGGTGCAGGTCACGATCTTCTCGATGGCGGAGTAGGTGCAGACCAAATGATTGGCGGTAGTGGCAATGATATCTACTACGTAGATCATTTCGGTGACATGACTATCGAAACCGCCAATGGTGGCACAGATTTAGTACAAGCAGCGATTAGTTGGCAGTTAGGAGAATATATAGAAAATTTGGTACTGACTGGCACTGAGAAGATCAATGGTATAGGTAACAGCAGCAACAACATACTCACAGGTAACTCAGCAGCTAATGTGTTGTCAGGGGGTAACGGTAATGACTCGCTGTTTGGGTTAGCTGGAAATGATACTCTTAACGGTGGTGATGGTAACGACTTACTCAACGGTGGGCGAGGAAGAAATGTTCTCACTGGCGGTAAAGGTAGAGATAGTTTTCAGTTAAGTCGTTCCTTGGGTGGGGATTTGAACATCATCACCGATTTCAACCTTACCGAAGACAAAATCCTGATATCAAAAGCGGAGTTTGGTTTGCGTCAGGGCTTGGGTGGGCTGATTCCTAGTGCATTTCGGTTGGGAACTAGTGCAATCACGGCAAGCGATCGCTTGATCTATGACCAAGCTACAGGTAATCTGTTCTTTGATACTGATGGCTTGGATGGAAATGCACAAGTCCAGATTGCTCAATTCTCTAATAAAGTAGTCCTGAGCAATACTAATATCAACGTCATTGCATAGGAGCATAAGCTTTCCGAATAAAGCCATTACTTACCTGTTTCCCGTTCCCCCTTAAGAGTTCCCTTCCTCCGCAAATGATTTTAGGAATCAAAGCGTATTCCTATAGTTGGTAAAGAATTAAACTAAACCCATTTCTCTTAATCCCTGGCGTAATCTTTTCGCTTCGTCAGGGTTGTTTTGTTCGTGTAAGAGAATGGCGTTTTTGAAAGCGGTGATACTTGCTTGGACGTTACCAATTTTGAGCAGCACTACCCCCAAATTTTGATAAGCTTCGGCATATTTGGGTTGGAGGCGAATCGCTCTTTGATAAGATGCGATCGCATCTGTGAACATCCCTAAACTTTTATAGATCATGCCTAAGTTGTAATGTCCGGTGGCAAAGTTGGGATCAATTTTTAAGGATGTTTCGTAGGCTTTTTTCGCCCCGTTAATATCTCCTGCGGCTTTGAGTAAGTTACCTAAGTTGTTGTATGCACCTAATTTGAGCATGGGGTAAATGGGCAATTTAATGGCTGCTTGATAATGAGACATCGCCTGTTGAGGATTGTTTAAACGATTGTAGGCAATGCCTAAGTGGTAATTTAATTCGTATAAGATTTCATAGTTTTCTTTGCAGGCGGCGATACCTCGTTTTAATAACTCCATTCCTTGGTTATTTTTCCCCATTTCTACATATAAAGCCCCCAATTTACTGCAAACATAAGGATCATTGGGGTGCTTTGCCAAAAAGCCTTCCATTGTGGTTTGGGCTTTGGTGTATTTGTCATTTTGGGCGATCGCGGTTTTTTGATAACCTGAGTGGAGAATGGCGACACCCGGTAAATAGCCGATTTCCCATTGGGGTTGAGTTTTGATAATTTCTGCTACGCTATCATCAACTAAGGCATGATAGGGACGGTCAAACCGAATATCAGGATGGTTGCGGAATAAACGGGACACCAGAGAATAGGGAGATTGTTCTGCTTCGACTTCGTGACGTACTAGGTTAATTAACAGATATTCATCTCTGGCGATCGCCTCTTTAATCTGTGGCACAATTTTTGGTGTCAGTGTCTCATCTGCATCCAAGACTAAAACCCAATCACCAGTCACATATTTTAAAGCCGCGTTGCGAGCTGCACTAAAGTCATTACACCATGCAAAATAATGTACTTTCGCACCCAATTCTTGAGCAATATTAGGGGTGCGATCTATAGAGCCTGTATCCAAGACTACCATTTCATCCACAACATCTTTCACACTGCTCAAGCATTTAGAAAGTGTGGTTGCTTCGTTTTTCACAATCATGCACAGGCTCAGACTCATAAGCTCATTGTTAGATTATTTACTTATATAGGAATAAAGTTAAGTTTCGTGAAATCTTAACTTCAACACAAATAGATATAATTAAACCATTAATTAATGAATTGTCACCTAAAATTAACTCCTTATTTAAACTTTCCTCAAAAAAAATTCAAAATAATTGCTATGAGAACAAGAACTTACGAGCTATGTGTAAAAATCAAGATTAAAGCGTTAGTAAGTGATTACTTCTAGGGGAAATGGTAAATTTAATGCTGGGTAAAACAGTAGGTGGACGCTACCAAATTCTCACACAGTTGGGAGGTGGCGGTTTTAGTACAACTTTTATTGCTCAGGATATCCAACGTCCCGGAAATCCTCAATGTGTTGTTAAACAGTTTAAGCCACTATCAAATGATCCATACACATTACAAGAAGCTAAACGTTTATTTGAGCTAGAAGCAGTCACTTTAGAAAAGTTGGGAAAACATGACCAAATTCCCCAGTTATTGGCTCACTTTCAAGAGAATCGAGAATTTTTTTTAGTTCAAGAATTCATTCCTGGACACGACCTTTGTGAAGAATTACCCCCTGTTAAACCACCATTAACTGAAGCTGAAGTCATCAAACTTCTACAAGAGATTCTAGAAGTTTTAGTATTTGTGCATCAGCAAAATGTCATTCATCGTGATATTAAACCAGCCAATATTCGTCGCCGAACTTCAGATGGTAAGATAGTATTAATTGACTTTGGTGCAGTCAAACAAGTTAGTGTACAGAAAACCAGTGTCGATGGACAAACAAATGTTACTGTTGCTATTGGTACACCTGGTTATATGCCCAGTGAACAAGCTAATCAAGTACCTAAATTAAGCAGTGATATTTATGCAGTTGGTATTATTGGAATTCAAGCTTTAGGCGGTTTAGATTTTCCTAATGCTAGTAGTCAAGGACTACCAAGACATCCTGAAACGGGTGAAATTGAGTGGCGAACAAAAGCAAAAATTAGCCATAAACTAGCTAATTTCCTGAATAAAATGGTGCGTTATGATTTCCGTCAACGTTACCGTTCAGCAGATGAAGCCTTGCAAGCGATTAAAAAAATATCATCTAAATCTTTACCAATAAAAGTTTTAATTGGTGTAGGAATTATCGCTGCGATTATACCAATCATTTTATTCATATTACAAACTGTAATTCCTAAAGACAATTTCCTCAATTATGAAAATAATAACGAAGGCATCAAGATAAAATACCCTCAAACTTGGGAAAGACAAGATTTAGGAAATATTCTCACTCAAGAACTAGTAACATTTCTATCACCTAAAGAAAGTGATGCTGATATATTCCAGGATAAATTAACGGTTAATGTAGGTAAATTTGCCGGAACATTAGACGAATCTAAAGACTTATTCGTCAAAGAAATTAAAGACACCGTGTCGGAAGCTAATATTGTCAGCATAAGCCCAGCTACGCTTGCCAATAAAAGAGCATATCAATTAGTGTTTACAGGTAAAAATGGAGCTAATAGGGTTAAAAATTTGCAAATTTGGACTCTGCAAGATGAGCAAACCTACATGATTACCTACACAGCAACAGTAGATGATTATGATAAATTTTTACCCTTAGCCGAAAAAATGATTCAATCTTTTGAAGTTAAATAAATCAGAATCTGGCGGAACAGTGGGTATTTTAATCAGTCGAGTCAGATATCAGGTGAGAAATACTACCCGACAATGACTTGGAAACACAGCTTGAGAAATTACTACACAGTATCTACTTTAACGATACTAACTATATCTGTTTACGGTTGCACTGTGTTAACTCAAAATAGTCAACCACTCCGCACCCTCTCAACAAAGTTTGACTCAGGTTATTCAGTTGCTTATTCTCCAGAAAGATCACACACAAATAGCCCTGTTGAAACGACTCTGGCTAGTGCTGGTGCTAAAAGCGTAAAAGTCTGGAATCCTAACAATGGACAACTATTGCTGACTTTATCAGGACAAGCTTGGGCTGTCAGCTTTAGTCCAGATGGTCAGATTCTTGCTAGTGCTTCACAAGATGGTAGCCTGAATTTGTGGGATGCCAACACAGGAAAACTCGTCCGTAGCCTCAAGCATTCAGAACCTGTGATTGATATAGTCTTTAGTCCAGATGGACAGACTCTTGCTAGTGGTCTTGATTTAGGGTCTAACATCAGGCTATGGAATTGGCGTACTGGCGAAATCATTCGCATCAAGGATGATCCTAACGCTGTGAAAACGGGATTTTCTAACTTTAAGTCTCGACCCATTACTTTTAGCCCAGATGCTCAGACTTTATTTGCTAGAGATGATTCTGCTGCCGTAATTCATTCGTGGAATGTGAAGACTGGTAAACTAACAGGCAGTTTTGATGCTAAATCCTCGATTAACGCTATTGCTATCAGCCCAGACGGAAAAACTTTAGCTACTGGCA contains:
- a CDS encoding tetratricopeptide repeat protein produces the protein MSLSLCMIVKNEATTLSKCLSSVKDVVDEMVVLDTGSIDRTPNIAQELGAKVHYFAWCNDFSAARNAALKYVTGDWVLVLDADETLTPKIVPQIKEAIARDEYLLINLVRHEVEAEQSPYSLVSRLFRNHPDIRFDRPYHALVDDSVAEIIKTQPQWEIGYLPGVAILHSGYQKTAIAQNDKYTKAQTTMEGFLAKHPNDPYVCSKLGALYVEMGKNNQGMELLKRGIAACKENYEILYELNYHLGIAYNRLNNPQQAMSHYQAAIKLPIYPMLKLGAYNNLGNLLKAAGDINGAKKAYETSLKIDPNFATGHYNLGMIYKSLGMFTDAIASYQRAIRLQPKYAEAYQNLGVVLLKIGNVQASITAFKNAILLHEQNNPDEAKRLRQGLREMGLV
- a CDS encoding protein kinase — its product is MVNLMLGKTVGGRYQILTQLGGGGFSTTFIAQDIQRPGNPQCVVKQFKPLSNDPYTLQEAKRLFELEAVTLEKLGKHDQIPQLLAHFQENREFFLVQEFIPGHDLCEELPPVKPPLTEAEVIKLLQEILEVLVFVHQQNVIHRDIKPANIRRRTSDGKIVLIDFGAVKQVSVQKTSVDGQTNVTVAIGTPGYMPSEQANQVPKLSSDIYAVGIIGIQALGGLDFPNASSQGLPRHPETGEIEWRTKAKISHKLANFLNKMVRYDFRQRYRSADEALQAIKKISSKSLPIKVLIGVGIIAAIIPIILFILQTVIPKDNFLNYENNNEGIKIKYPQTWERQDLGNILTQELVTFLSPKESDADIFQDKLTVNVGKFAGTLDESKDLFVKEIKDTVSEANIVSISPATLANKRAYQLVFTGKNGANRVKNLQIWTLQDEQTYMITYTATVDDYDKFLPLAEKMIQSFEVK
- a CDS encoding cadherin-like domain-containing protein, which translates into the protein MSKNQISVATHLQSATQDVQQITTVNTNVAQAYRVYRFDSMYGSYLGGLTNFNGNLYFILVDGYQRETNAGIGKVDNATGIVTGVPSPDVDGLTYNTSINIIGDKLYNIKTNDYDFLNGALLSISVLDETTSSFVEIGQNLQYQIPTSFNGDSSFSQSLTNINGSLYLKTYEIINPDGLGSTLGSLWKQDASTDEFILLLTKNGILDYYEVNGVVYVVASDINTGLELLKIDPTTGNPVAFTDISLTPTASLAVPSYLMNKGGDTLYFAADDGNTGRELWKIDGLTGNPVLAADINPGIGSSNPYGLTEVNETLYFAANDGTSGYELWKIDQSTGSPVSVTDINPASEFVYFSQLTNINNTLYFSTDGTKLWRIDNSIGNAVRVRDVSSGSEVSLAYGSNFKNINGTVYFIGDEATTGRELWKIDQSTGDAILVKDINLGSGSSDISELTEVNGTVYFRANDSVTGLEAWTIDNSTGNAVRFKDIFPEYGFSNISIPQDINGTLYFVATNSTTGREIWRIDNSTNEPVLVADINPGAASSNPYGLTEVDGVLYFGVRFDNYNNDQLWAVTLIKRSNTFPVAVDDNLTTTGNTPIIISAATLLANDTDADGDALSITAITQPGYGSLIDNSDGTYIYTPFSEGDDGTDTFTYRISDEQGGSSIGIVKITINPNTITGTSASDTIYGTVGKDIIDGLDGNDKLYGGLGDDTINGGAGHDLLDGGVGADQMIGGSGNDIYYVDHFGDMTIETANGGTDLVQAAISWQLGEYIENLVLTGTEKINGIGNSSNNILTGNSAANVLSGGNGNDSLFGLAGNDTLNGGDGNDLLNGGRGRNVLTGGKGRDSFQLSRSLGGDLNIITDFNLTEDKILISKAEFGLRQGLGGLIPSAFRLGTSAITASDRLIYDQATGNLFFDTDGLDGNAQVQIAQFSNKVVLSNTNINVIA
- a CDS encoding WD40 repeat domain-containing protein, producing MTWKHSLRNYYTVSTLTILTISVYGCTVLTQNSQPLRTLSTKFDSGYSVAYSPERSHTNSPVETTLASAGAKSVKVWNPNNGQLLLTLSGQAWAVSFSPDGQILASASQDGSLNLWDANTGKLVRSLKHSEPVIDIVFSPDGQTLASGLDLGSNIRLWNWRTGEIIRIKDDPNAVKTGFSNFKSRPITFSPDAQTLFARDDSAAVIHSWNVKTGKLTGSFDAKSSINAIAISPDGKTLATGIHDNAIKLWNVSDSKLIHTLTGHQGEVKAVAFSPDGKLLASGSQDGSVKLWNTGTGELISSFTAHKEQVWSITFNPNGKTLASGSQDGTIKIWNAFPQ